CTGGCTTCTTGAAGTTTAAGCTGTATCTTTAAGGAAAAGGAATATTGTCAGGATGCgaggggggttaggacccaaacgcagaggggaaaaactcaaaactcccaAATGGTAACtgaaacaaaagggaacaaaatgCCTCACAGGGCAACTCTCaacaaacaaaggaaaacttcaaaaaacaaagaaacaaatcaaACCAAGAATCAAAAAAACCTGTAACAAGGGAACATGGGCAGAACCAAGGCTAGACGCACACACTAACAACaaccaacaaggatccagcacctgagtccaggagacgggaacttaaatagacagacactgacgagacacaggagggcaccatgaacaatcaggccacggaaagggaagggaaaacgagacagccagaaaacaatgattggacaattgaaaacaatcatacaattaaacagggggagcaggacacagaacagaagttccgccatctggcggcccaacaaggaaaacacagacaggaacacagtaccatgacaaatattaatatttgattttatatatatatatatatagctgttTTTTTAGATAAAGCACAATTTACTTTTAGTTTTGATGCTTAAGTACACATACTGCCCAGATGATTTCAGACTTTCAGAATTGTACATATAGTCTGTGTACCTCTGCATGTAAcccagctgaattttaaaaaatccacctCAAACACACTCAACCCAGTCACATTTTTCACTTCAAATTCACTGAATTATTTCAGTGCACTTTGACACAATGGAATAATTTTGTCAGCATATCAATTAAATTGGCCTGTTTCTTTGGTCATGCTCTTGGATTGATTAACTCTGGGGACCACCTAAGCTGGTCAGTTTAAGAAGAGCTCAAAAACAGAGCGAGGATTTAATTAAGggtttttcccatttttaccTTGTTCTCATTCTGACAACTCACAGtcgaaaaacagaaatgaatctTGTTAGGTCCTTTACAAGCTGGTATTGTGGTTTGTGTTCCATCGTACCATCATGCGACGTCAGCCTCCCTTCACGTGTCCTGTCACACTGTCTCTATGCTGCCTTTGCACTGCTGGGGATTTTCAGATCCTCTGGTGACttctgctttttctctttttgtgttcatgttgtttttcctctggctgtgactcaaaataaaagtgaaagtgtttttgacagaaaaaagTCAGCCCCCTTATGACTTTTTTTCAATAGGCGTGAGAGAATGCCAGTGCTATTACTTTATGCTTTAAAACCGTTTGCagttggttaaaaaaacacCAGCATGTGTGATTATGGCCAATTAGAAGACATTCCTTTACACCAGGGTGGAAAAACATCCCACCCTGCTTAGTCTATAAAAGTTAAGAGGCACAGGAAGACACACCTCTTAGGACTGACAAACACAGGTGAGAACATGGCTTTGTATGATTTCTCTTCATTGAGTTTTATGCTGCTGGAACCTCATTTATGATTATACTTCACTGGATCTATGTCACTGATTGGATGAATCACAATGTCAGTGAAGTTAACTTCAAGACAACCTCATTTATACTGTTGTGAATTTCTATTTTGCATAGATTTATAGCTGGGTGGTTTTTGAGATAGTTGATTTCTTTAAGATTGAACCCACGTTTAGGACACAGGTTTCCAAGTGACTCCATTTGTACACCAGAACACTTCAATGTTCTTTGCCTTCTTGCCTTGCTTCTTTTCGTCGGAGAAGAAGATGACTGGATTTCCTGTCTGAGAGAATTGCACATAAGCAGAGGAAGCTTCTTCTGCTTTCAGTGTGTATCAGTGGggtcaaaagaaatgaatattCCTTGATCTCTTTTTCAGGTACAAAGAAGGTCTCTctcgtgcacatgcatgtgtgtttcctgGTCGGGAAACATtccacatttgttttctttctgtgattaTAAGAGGACTAGTACCTGAGAATTCAACAATGGCACAATCTCACACAAGGTAAAGATATCTAACTGTAGACAACATATACAGTTTGCATGCAGCAGTTGGTTACTGTAATATTGGTAtttttgtgcagtgcagatggCAGATTTGTTGTGCAGATGCCATTTTTGTCTCTGGTCTGAATCATTTGTTTGAGGGTGTAGGTTGGCATAAATGTATGGCAAGTAGTGTTTCAATTATTCGCCCTCAATTATTTGTTTACtgtattctgttattttttcagtttcaagaTGATACTGTATTTGTCTCAGTGTcctggaaaatgtgtgtgtgtgtgagtgtgtgtgcgtgtgtgtgtggtaataactatgaataaagaaaaacacatacgTTGTTTCATTTCTCTTAATCTTTTAGTTGCACTACAACAAGAGAAGAAGCTACATCTAAGTGGTCACATGTAATTAAGAACAGTGTACAGACAGCAACAGAACCCATAAGAATATACCAGCTGAACACAGTCCAGGAAGATCTGAATAATGAAGGAATGGTTAGAATATGCACATTTGGACAAAAGGACTCCCAAAAAATGAACAGGACAATCCTGATCGTaggagaaacaggaacaggaaagtCTTCACTCATCAATATGATGGTCAACTACATGTTGGGGGTAAAGTGGGAAGACAAGATCAGGTTTGAAATCATCCCGGTTGAAGGTGAAAGTGACCAAACTGAATCTCAGACCACTGTGATTACTGCCTATGAGATTTTTGGGCTGGAGGAACTGTCTGTTCCTTTTTCCCTCACAGTCATTGATACACCAGGATATGGAGACACAAGAGGTCTGGATGAAGATAAAAACATTGCTCAGAATCtatacacattatttaaaactgtAAGTGGTGTTCAACAAATAGATGCAGTTTGCCTTGTGGTAAAGGCATCTGAAAATCGCCTCAGTCCCAGCCAGAAGTACATCTTTAATGCCATCCTGTCCATCTTTGGGAAGAACATGGAGAAAAACCTCCTGACTCTCATCACCTTCTCAGACTGGACTCCACCTCCAGCTCTTAATGCAGTTATTAAGTCTGGCGTACCTTTCCGCAGAGACGAAGATAATGAACttgttcacttcctgttcaacaACAACCTTTCTCTTCAGAATTACcagaagaaatatgaaaaatcattaaaattaaactgGGATAGCGGAATTGGGAGCATGATGGAGTTCTTTAATACTTTGAATCAAATGGAAACTCAAAGCTTGAGGATGACTGAAAATGTCTTGAAAGAACACCGAAGACTGGAAGCTTGTATCCAGAGCTTGGATGAGCAGATCGAGGTGAGGCACATGAAGCAGAAGGCACTTGAGGACAAACAGAAAACTCTGGAAGAGCACAAAATGGACATGAGGAAAAATAACAActttacatataaatacaatgtGGTCGTCATGAAGAAGGTCAAAGTTAAGAGCAAAGCAAC
This region of Anguilla rostrata isolate EN2019 chromosome 8, ASM1855537v3, whole genome shotgun sequence genomic DNA includes:
- the LOC135262065 gene encoding uncharacterized protein LOC135262065; translation: MAQSHTSCTTTREEATSKWSHVIKNSVQTATEPIRIYQLNTVQEDLNNEGMVRICTFGQKDSQKMNRTILIVGETGTGKSSLINMMVNYMLGVKWEDKIRFEIIPVEGESDQTESQTTVITAYEIFGLEELSVPFSLTVIDTPGYGDTRGLDEDKNIAQNLYTLFKTVSGVQQIDAVCLVVKASENRLSPSQKYIFNAILSIFGKNMEKNLLTLITFSDWTPPPALNAVIKSGVPFRRDEDNELVHFLFNNNLSLQNYQKKYEKSLKLNWDSGIGSMMEFFNTLNQMETQSLRMTENVLKEHRRLEACIQSLDEQIEVRHMKQKALEDKQKTLEEHKMDMRKNNNFTYKYNVVVMKKVKVKSKATCCTVCKVNCHYPGCWWVKDLRWCSVMEDNQCTACPGKCSYTDHKKDYEIYEAVKEEKTGTFEDLKKDTEGKIRSAKEVMSTIQQEVKDGEAEMSKLIEGSYKSIIQLRQHALKFNSDSTLQSIRSLIEILKENKDMEKVEELQKMLEM